Proteins co-encoded in one Saccharomyces mikatae IFO 1815 strain IFO1815 genome assembly, chromosome: 14 genomic window:
- the ATX1 gene encoding copper metallochaperone ATX1 (similar to Saccharomyces cerevisiae ATX1 (YNL259C); ancestral locus Anc_1.98): protein MAEIKHYQFNVVMTCSGCSGAVTKVLTKLEPDVSKINISLEKQLVDVYTTLPYDFILEKIKKTGKEVKAGTQL from the coding sequence ATGGCAGAGATAAAACATTACCAGTTCAATGTCGTCATGACGTGCTCGGGATGTTCTGGTGCAGTCACTAAGGTTTTGACAAAATTAGAGCCGGATGTTTCTAAAATAAACATATCACTTGAAAAGCAATTAGTAGATGTATACACTACACTTCCTTACGATtttattttggaaaagattaaaaaaaCAGGGAAAGAAGTTAAAGCCGGGACGCAGTTATGA
- the DSL1 gene encoding Dsl1p (similar to Saccharomyces cerevisiae DSL1 (YNL258C); ancestral locus Anc_1.99) translates to MEPLYHEKGEIIHELLKDPLIIEHDNQMINSSELDFNINDLLQQEALLANELNVLDNLKTLSNLILEVKTNLNLLELENCYYSLQSLRKKMRRNSAFLKQSFNFQQSISSYIDTLHLELVTTLYNILSNGFWRITESSIQFTHAVKWGKDEVDIEYNTFMDFVVQQYFPQGSLDNQLWIISDMGNADSQEQVRAKLNIILKDYMNFSSVVNLIKNSIFLRGKQISYNHETNTLTFFKSSSHGQNDISSTLTSFEAVCDFMLDGLTFRDRQTLGYELGPLANTEFTKFVKNNASTILESLDSPLKNLVTVANNKLTKLASESEATNWTYSGKEIQDLLVNKQLYYNLLLDKVLESYIGEIRNIFEDPNKSWQNLEAVKLIHSADSIDIMSEKVGKHGMDKQKELEHHTVTTKDDDWNWEVDDDTDAWGDEIDIDIDDEEEKATQEVEKEPEYEENAWDEAWAIDENLEDSSLENGKKAAKVHNTALFNEDHIKVTQLPKLFLTISQKFKNAFSDSHVDEQYFAYKYNLLQTSYVAMCTTSFSQNWCQLYVDMRYLIEQDEKLYRIKELTRNTLETRLNMKYRIVYKLINHQLSEFRENEKNPSWDIIIEKLLPYILKEIIHPLEKIRGEEASRYMLSFLDFLYNSCVTNEILKWQIISEVNSENLGELVSLLVSNTEIQFLTKEPSYQKMREKFATMGKFLPLHLKEIMEMFYNGDFYLFSTEELIQWIELLFADTPLRRNAIDDIYEIRGATLDD, encoded by the coding sequence ATGGAGCCTCTTTATCACGAAAAAGGTGAAATAATACACGAATTACTTAAGGATCCTTTGATAATTGAACATGACAACCAAATGATTAACAGCAGTGAGTTAGACTTCAATATTAATGACTTATTACAACAAGAGGCGTTATTGGCCAACGAACTGAATGTTCTAGATAACTTGAAGACACTCTCAAATCTTATATTAGAAGTGAAAACTAATCTGAACCTATTAGAGCTAGAAAACTGCTACTATTCGTTGCAATCATTGCGAAAAAAGATGCGTCGTAATTCGGCTTTTCTCAAGCAAAGTTTTAACTTCCAGCAGTCCATATCTTCATACATCGACACATTACATTTAGAACTTGTAACTACATTGTATAACATTCTTTCCAATGGGTTCTGGAGGATTACCGAGAGTAGCATTCAATTCACGCACGCGGTGAAATGGGGTAAAGATGAGGTTGACATTGAATATAATACGTTTATGGATTTTGTGGTTCAGCAGTATTTTCCTCAGGGCAGCTTGGACAATCAACTCTGGATTATTTCTGATATGGGAAATGCCGACTCTCAAGAGCAGGTAAGAGCAAAATTGAACATCATTCTAAAAGATtatatgaatttttctagcGTAGTGAACTTGATtaaaaattccatttttctaCGTGGGAAACAAATTTCATATAACCATGAGACAAACACGCTTACATTTTTTAAGTCTTCTTCGCATGGCCAAAATGATATATCCAGCACATTAACAAGTTTTGAAGCAGTCTGTGATTTTATGTTAGATGGATTAACCTTTAGAGATCGGCAAACCTTAGGTTATGAGCTAGGTCCTTTGGCCAATACTGAGTTTACCAAATTCGTGAAAAATAATGCATCAACGATTTTAGAGTCACTAGATTCACCACTTAAAAATTTAGTTACTGTGGCAAATAATAAACTAACAAAACTAGCCTCAGAATCCGAAGCCACGAACTGGACCTATTCCGGGAAAGAAATACAAGATTTATTAGTGAATAAACAATTATACTACAATTTATTACTGGATAAAGTTCTTGAATCATACATTGGTGAAATAAGAAATATATTCGAAGATCCAAATAAAAGTTGGCAAAATTTAGAAGCTGTCAAGCTTATACATAGTGCTGACAGTATCGATATTATGAGCGAGAAAGTTGGAAAACACGGTATGgataaacaaaaagagtTGGAACATCATACTGTTACAACTAAAGACGATGATTGGAATTGGGAGGTGGATGATGATACCGATGCATGGGGTGATGAAATTGACATAGATATCGAcgatgaagaggaaaaagcAACTCAAGAAGTGGAGAAAGAACCGGAATATGAGGAAAATGCCTGGGATGAGGCTTGGGCAATTGACgaaaatcttgaagatAGCTCCCTAGAAAATGGGAAGAAAGCGGCAAAAGTTCATAATACAGCATTATTTAATGAAGACCACATTAAAGTTACGCAGTTGCCAAAACTATTTTTGACAATTTCACAGAAATTTAAGAACGCATTTTCAGATAGTCATGTTGATGAGCAATACTTTGCATACAAATACAATCTCCTACAAACCTCGTATGTGGCTATGTGTACAACAAGCTTCTCTCAAAACTGGTGTCAATTATATGTGGATATGAGATATTTAATAGAACAAGATGAGAAGCTATATAGGATAAAGGAATTGACAAGAAACACGTTGGAAACCAGATTGAATATGAAATATCGTATTGTCTACAAATTAATCAATCACCAACTGTCCGAATTTcgtgaaaatgaaaaaaatccatcGTGGGATAtcataattgaaaaattgctACCATATATcctaaaagaaattatccATCCActggaaaaaataagagGTGAAGAAGCTTCCCGTTATATGTTGTCCTTTTTGGACTTCTTGTACAACAGTTGTGTGACaaatgaaattttaaaaTGGCAGATTATCTCGGAGGTCAATTCAGAAAATCTGGGTGAGCTCGTATCTTTATTAGTAAGCAACACCGAGATTCAATTTTTGACAAAGGAACCCAGTTACCAGAAGATGAGGGAAAAGTTTGCTACAATGGGCAAATTTTTACCCTTACATTTAAAAGAGATTATGGAGATGTTTTACAATGGCGACTTTTACCTTTTTTCAACAGAAGAGCTGATCCAATGGATAGAGTTATTATTTGCTGACACACCCCTTCGAAGGAATGCTATTGATGACATCTACGAGATCAGGGGCGCTACTCTAGATGATTAA
- the SIP3 gene encoding Sip3p (similar to Saccharomyces cerevisiae YSP1 (YHR155W) and SIP3 (YNL257C); ancestral locus Anc_1.100) has translation MSVHGRDPKKRQLRLISVAFKEASIDSPSFRASVNFFQTRVDALEDWIEKTVDFFDQKYKVSFEDFRRAKETLLSQLLPSPALLSNGFVSNQSFTPRLIDSFNRDYYDFSMKLLGIVKGDDSSHSTALLELMTNAIEPYRNVRKNFDLFQGKYDSMLASYQAIRVSKTSLEPSLIKSDALKLFEVQKNYLKASLDLISAISEVKLSLDKFILETMKVLKRKSLFVTKDSGRKIDLSPSINEYLDNYSIWVENSIDGSKVLNSDINNAKKQAYKYTLQRITPSNDTSDYNIRSIHSSKLLSKETRLPSKSPEISGWLYMKTQVGKPTREIWVRRWCFLKNAVFGMFLLSPSKTYVEETDKFGVFLIDVRYDPEEDRKFCFEVKIIGNKVTNSRDNMSKDITLVFQTSNFRDLKSWLIAFDATKKYVTNLRHDSLEYELAFKRFCPKFFEFASSTTTSIDQSITTFDKETESLYETLNCSISEYDILTLGEEKVFQFQMPTTPISTKMTQLAILSNFLTKGSWFPNAVLANIWGTTDWSEYSILPSMGKKPSSLLTIDGKRLPIRNSTIYPQYYSNELRVLDLQFKSLVFSPDQRLEKLPEELLLFKFEAFWCPNKKQNFSATCFCTEDYIYCYMNSMEFICLTKISLSEIVSVEADRSSKKTLKIYDASGLQMKAIILFTDYKLVASKLQYLLENKAMKTPSSNEEILVKFEQMDKEFQERKQEELFKTDQENTFNHKAMTSISKIIKSRVTFWEMHDDAASLLNRLKDLRTEYTITYNHEYEISSKGLAHILFGDKSNAFPKCLFLARKNGNENVKSFWYKRKDTKGNLQLVRKIPFRLDITGNFLNTGKYHRDKESRMVFIIQRIVNIVENKYYEIDLDPFFIKLPFCHLLKISVKFIIVESYDADNHLEIKLNMTASNSSLHVLYKLEYIDSKTGKTVKKLSLAEKICQTWVLKFTHSEFLLIRKVLRYYLEKIGKHGRVIKAIKLCGILGVSSSKFEEVAAEKRGESKETENIKYDIKYSRTILFLVFIKLMVYRVTNLTFVFFRLLIGILLLCAEKFSRINRTMVVGLLASIMINTFLSGKASVFYWSIKRAEKLFHDRLGSDNFIMQRAIYINDSDLLGSQLSVTANNPIFEKFSENNFNQDHQYSETRKQLAMRRNELLIELRILQDMEKELVHDDYEKFLLEEVNKCSMVSIEMADLWFNDTQLQNYCSVCNEELEKLGSSIV, from the coding sequence ATGTCGGTTCATGGGAGGGATCCCAAAAAGAGGCAATTAAGGCTAATATCGGTGGCATTCAAAGAAGCATCAATCGATTCTCCTTCCTTTCGTGCATCCgtgaatttctttcaaaccAGGGTAGATGCATTAGAAGATTGGATAGAGAAGACAGTGGACTTTTTTGACCAGAAGTACAAGGTTTCCTTTGAAGATTTTCGAAGGGCCAAAGAAACTCTCCTATCCCAATTGTTACCTTCACCTGCCCTGCTAAGTAACGGGTTTGTTAGTAATCAATCTTTTACTCCCAGACTGATTGATAGTTTCAACAGAGACTATTATGACTTTTCGATGAAGCTTCTAGGAATTGTAAAAGGCGATGATTCTAGCCATTCAACTGCTCTTTTAGAACTTATGACTAATGCGATTGAACCCTATAGAAATgtgagaaaaaatttcgATTTATTTCAAGGTAAGTACGATAGCATGTTGGCATCTTACCAAGCCATAAGGGTATCTAAAACCAGTCTAGAACCCTCATTGATCAAAAGCGATGCTTTAAAATTGTTTGAAGTGCAAAAGAACTATCTAAAGGCTTCCTTAGATCTTATTAGCGCTATATCAGAAGTAAAACTAAGCTTAGACAAATTCATACTGGAGACAATGAAAGTACTGAAACGCAAAAGTCTTTTCGTCACGAAAGATTCGGGAAGGAAAATTGATCTATCACCTTCTATTAACGAGTACTTGGACAATTACTCAATATGGGTAGAAAATTCTATCGATGGTTCCAAGGTTTTGAATTCTGATATTAATAATGCAAAAAAGCAAGCATACAAATATACTTTGCAACGAATTACACCATCCAATGATACAAGTGACTACAATATTAGATCGATACATTCTTCGAAGCTactatcaaaagaaacccGACTACCTTCTAAGTCACCTGAAATATCTGGATGGCTTTATATGAAAACACAGGTGGGAAAGCCAACGAGAGAGATATGGGTGAGAAGATGGTGTTTCTTAAAAAATGCTGTATTTGGTATGTTCCTTTTATCGCCCTCGAAGACCTACGTGGAAGAAACTGATAAGTTTGGTGTCTTTCTTATTGATGTACGCTATGATCCGGAAGAAGATCgaaaattttgttttgaagTAAAAATCATAGGTAATAAAGTCACGAATTCACGTGATAATATGTCAAAAGATATCACGTTGGTCTTTCAAACTTCTAATTTTCGAGACTTGAAATCATGGTTAATTGCCTTTGATGCAACCAAAAAGTATGTCACGAATTTAAGGCATGACAGCCTTGAGTATGAGCTTGCGTTTAAAAGGTTCTGTCCAAAATTCTTCGAATTTGCCTCTAGTACCACCACCTCCATAGATCAATCAATTACAACATTTGACAAAGAAACCGAGTCTTTATATGAGACATTGAACTGCTCAATATCCGAGTATGATATTTTAACTCtaggagaagaaaaggtaTTTCAGTTTCAAATGCCCACAACACCAATATCTACTAAGATGACACAGCTAGCTATTCTATCTAATTTCCTCACAAAAGGTAGTTGGTTTCCCAACGCTGTTCTTGCGAATATATGGGGTACAACTGATTGGAGCGAATACAGTATATTGCCAAGTATGGGGAAAAAACCTTCCTCTTTATTAACAATCGATGGGAAGAGGCTTCCAATAAGAAACTCTACTATATATCCCCAGTATTATTCTAATGAGTTAAGGGTTCTTGATCTTCAATTTAAATCACTAGTATTTTCTCCGGACCAAAGACTGGAGAAGCTACCAGAGGAgcttttacttttcaagTTCGAAGCATTTTGGTGTCCCAACAAGAAGCAAAATTTCTCAGCAACCTGTTTCTGCACAGAGGATTACATTTACTGCTACATGAACTCTATGGAATTTATTTGTCTTACGAAGATTAGTTTATCTGAAATTGTTTCTGTGGAAGCCGACAGGTCCTCAAAGAAAACTCTTAAAATATACGATGCTAGTGGTTTACAAATGAAGGCTATCATTTTATTTACTGACTATAAGCTTGTTGCATCTAAATTGCAGTatcttttggaaaacaagGCCATGAAAACCCCAAGTAGCAATGAAGAGATTTTAGTGAAGTTCGAGCAGATGGATAAggaatttcaagaaagaaaacaagaagaattgtttaaaacagatcaagaaaatacatTCAATCATAAAGCCATGACTAGCATATccaaaattatcaaatcaCGTGTTACTTTTTGGGAGATGCATGATGATGCAGCTTCTTTATTAAACAGACTCAAAGATCTTCGAACAGAGTACACAATTACATACAATCACGAATATGAAATCTCTAGTAAAGGGCTGGCTCATATATTATTTGGGGATAAGTCGAACGCCTTCCCAAAATGCCTATTTCTTGCAAGAAAGAACGGAAACGAAAACGTTAAATCATTTTGGTACAAAAGAAAGGACACTAAGGGCAATCTACAATTAGTTCGAAAGATACCGTTTCGATTAGATATAACTGGAAATTTTCTGAATACTGGAAAATATCACAGGGATAAAGAATCTAGAATGGTTTTTATCATTCAGAGAATTGTAAATattgttgaaaacaaaTATTATGAGATTGATTTAGAtccttttttcatcaaattgCCTTTTTGTCATTTACTAAAAATTTCCGTTAAATTCATAATAGTTGAGTCTTACGATGCGGATAATCATTTAGAAATCAAGCTTAATATGACAGCGAGTAATTCTTCGCTTCATGTTTTGTACAAACTAGAGTATATTGATAGTAAGACTGGTAAAACAGTGAAAAAGCTATCTTTAGCGGAAAAAATATGTCAAACATGGGTGTTAAAATTTACACATAGCGAATTCCTTTTAATAAGAAAGGTGTTACGATACTATTTAGAAAAAATCGGCAAGCACGGGAGAGTTATCAAAGCTATCAAATTATGTGGTATTTTGGGTGTTTCCAGTAgcaaatttgaagaagtagCAGCAGAGAAAAGAGGCGAATCCAAGGAGACcgaaaatatcaaatacGACATCAAATATTCACGCACAATACTTTTCTTAGTATTCATTAAGCTAATGGTTTACAGAGTAACCAATTTGACGTTTGTATTCTTTAGACTATTAATTGGTattctattattatgtGCTGAGAAGTTCTCGCGGATCAATCGAACGATGGTTGTCGGGTTATTAGCATCAATTATGATCAACACATTTCTATCAGGAAAGGCATCTGTGTTCTACTGGTCAATAAAGAGAGCCGAAAAACTATTCCACGATCGTCTCGGATCAGATAACTTCATTATGCAAAGAGCAATTTATATAAATGATTCAGATTTGTTGGGCAGCCAATTGTCAGTGACAGCCAATAACcccatttttgaaaagttcaGTGAGAATAATTTTAATCAAGACCATCAATACAGTGAAACTCGAAAACAGTTGGCAATGAGGAGGAACGAATTATTGATTGAACTAAGGATACTTCAAGACATGGAGAAAGAATTAGTGCATGATGACTACGAAAAGTTCTTGTTAGAAGAAGTAAATAAGTGTTCGATGGTGTCCATAGAGATGGCTGATCTTTGGTTTAATGACACTCAATTGCAGAATTACTGTTCTGTTTGCAACGAAGAGCTCGAAAAGTTGGGATCATCAATAGTATAA
- the FOL1 gene encoding trifunctional dihydropteroate synthetase/dihydrohydroxymethylpterin pyrophosphokinase/dihydroneopterin aldolase FOL1 (similar to Saccharomyces cerevisiae FOL1 (YNL256W); ancestral locus Anc_1.104): MSKLFSTVNSARHSIPLGSMRDYVHIKKLEMNTVLGPDSWNQLMPQKCLLSLDMGTDFSKSAATDDLKYSLNYAVISRDLTKFVSRKKNWGSVSNLAKSVSQFVMDEYSGVEYLNLEVQADTTHIRSDRISCIIQKERKNPKLQEYDVVRISNLKMLTLIGVFTFERLKKQYVTLDIKLPWPKKAMSAPPVQGIIDEVVRFVEASKFKTVEALVESVSTIIAHDEYFQRFPDLPLVIKVLKLNAITATEGVGVSCIREPREVEMANITQISSIDESSNIKFQLPLLQTTSVEGKDTWKKAFLAFGSNIGNRFEHIQTALKLLSREKTVRLLNISSIFESEPMYFKDQTPFMNGCIELETLLTPKELLKLCKKIEYEELQRVKHFDNGPRTIDLDIIMYLNSAGEDVLVNEPDLNIPHPRMLERAFVLEPLCELMSPCHLHPVTAEPLVDHLEQLYQKQHDEDVLWKLIPLPYCGGTERRFLKFKTVTNIDEFTGETKRITISPTYIMGIFNATPDSFSDGGEHFTDIEGQLKDIIKMCKDALHLHESVIIDVGGCSTRPNSIQVSEAEEIQRSIPLIKAIRESSDLPQERLILSIDTYRSKVAKEAIIAGVDIINDISGGLFDSNMFSVVAENPEVCYILSHTRGDISTMNQLTHYEDFALNDSILKEFINNTDIQQLDKLKEGTMLIRNIGQEIGERYIKAIQNGVKRWQVIIDPGLGFAKDWKQNLQIIRHIPILKNYSFIKNSKDSQVYINLRNIPVLLGPSRKKFIGHITKDVDAKNRDFSTGAVVTSCIGFGTDLVRVHDVKNCSKSIKLADTIYKGLE; the protein is encoded by the coding sequence ATGTCAAAGCTATTTTCCACAGTCAATTCTGCAAGACATAGTATACCATTAGGCAGCATGAGAGATTATGTCCATATTAAAAAGTTAGAGATGAATACGGTCTTGGGACCTGATTCCTGGAATCAATTGATGCCTCAGAAATGCCTGCTAAGTTTAGATATGGGTACAGATTTTAGCAAATCTGCGGCTACAGATGATTTGAAGTATTCTCTCAATTATGCAGTTATTTCTCGTGATCTCACAAAATTTGTAAGtaggaagaaaaattgggGCTCAGTTTCCAATCTGGCTAAATCTGTCTCTCAGTTTGTTATGGATGAATATTCTGGTGTTGAGTATCTGAACTTGGAAGTGCAGGCGGATACAACACATATTAGAAGTGACCGCATCTCTTGtatcattcaaaaagaaagaaaaaacccAAAATTACAAGAATATGATGTCGTTAGAATATCCAACCTGAAAATGTTGACTTTGATCGGTgtttttacttttgaaaGACTGAAGAAGCAGTATGTAACATTGGATATAAAATTGCCATGGCCAAAGAAAGCCATGTCGGCACCTCCAGTACAAGGGATCATCGATGAAGTTGTGAGGTTTGTAGAGGCTTCGAAATTCAAGACTGTAGAAGCTTTAGTGGAGTCTGTGTCAACTATTATTGCTCATGACGAGTATTTTCAAAGGTTTCCAGATTTGCCATTGGTAATTAAGGTTTTGAAGTTGAATGCCATCACAGCTACAGAAGGTGTTGGTGTGAGCTGTATTCGTGAACCTAGAGAGGTTGAGATGGCAAATATTACGCAGATTTCTTCCATAGATGAATCATCTAATATTAAATTTCAATTACCTTTACTTCAAACCACCTCTGTGGAGGGAAAAGATACATGGAAAAAAGCATTTTTAGCTTTTGGTTCGAATATAGGAAACCGCTTCGAACACATTCAAACAGCTTTGAAATTATTATCAAGGGAAAAAACGGTTAGATTACTGAATATTTCAtctatttttgaaagtgaacCAATGTACTTTAAGGATCAAACCCCTTTTATGAATGGATGTATTGAATTGGAGACTTTGCTGACTCCAAAGGAGTTATTGAAATTGtgcaaaaaaattgaatacGAAGAGTTGCAAAGAGTGAAGCATTTTGATAATGGTCCTAGAACGATAGACTTGGATATTATCATGTATTTAAATAGTGCAGGAGAGGATGTTTTAGTTAATGAACCTGATTTGAATATACCGCACCCCAGAATGTTGGAGAGGGCATTTGTTCTTGAGCCATTATGTGAACTGATGTCTCCATGCCACCTTCATCCTGTAACAGCGGAGCCTTTAGTAGACCATTTAGAACAGCTATACCAAAAACAACATGATGAGGATGTCTTGTGGAAATTGATTCCTTTGCCTTATTGTGGTGGGACGGAACGCAGATTTCTTAAATTCAAGACTGTTACgaacattgatgaattcACTGGAGAAACAAAAAGGATTACCATTTCACCCACTTATATCATGGGTATTTTCAACGCTACGCCAGATTCCTTCTCTGATGGAGGTGAGCATTTTACAGACATTGAAGGTCAATTGAAAGATATCATTAAAATGTGTAAAGATGCCTTGCATCTGCATGAAAGCGTGATTATTGATGTTGGAGGGTGCTCTACTAGACCTAATTCTATTCAGGTATCTGAAgcagaagaaattcaaagatCGATTCCATTAATTAAAGCCATTAGAGAAAGCTCTGATTTGCCACAGGAAAGACTTATTTTATCCATCGATACCTATCGTTCTAAAGTCGCTAAAGAAGCTATTATAGCTGGGGTAGATATTATCAATGATATTTCTGGAGGTTTGTTTGACAGCAACATGTTTTCTGTAGTTGCAGAAAATCCAGAGGTTTGTTATATTTTGTCACACACACGAGGTGATATCTCAACAATGAATCAGTTGACGCATTATGAGGATTTTGCATTGAATGATTCTATCCTAAAAGAGTTTATTAATAATACTGACATCCAGCAGCTAGACAAATTGAAGGAGGGGACGATGTTAATTAGAAATATTGGTCAAGAAATTGGGGAGAGATATATCAAAGCAATCCAAAATGGAGTAAAGCGCTGGCAAGTTATAATCGATCCTGGGCTTGGATTTGCTAAGGACTGGAAACAGAACTTACAAATTATTAGACATATTCCCATCTTGAAGAATTACTCTTTCATCAAGAACTCAAAAGATTCCCAAGTGTACATTAACCTCAGAAATATTCCTGTATTATTGGGTCCATCGCGCAAGAAATTCATTGGACATATTACAAAAGATGTGGATGCAAAGAATAGAGATTTTTCCACTGGAGCAGTTGTGACATCGTGTATTGGATTTGGTACTGATTTGGTTAGGGTCCACGACGTGAAAAATTGTTCGAAGAGTATCAAATTAGCGGATACTATTTATAAAGGTTTGGAATAA